In Methylobacterium aquaticum, the following are encoded in one genomic region:
- the purF gene encoding amidophosphoribosyltransferase — protein MSARSETFRGAPGASEAFGGDLDLDGDTLREECGVFGIYGHPDASAIVALGLHALQHRGQEAAGIVSFDGRVFHSERRMGLVGDSFSDLATIERLKGETAIGHVRYSTTGETILRNVQPLFAELETGGLSVAHNGNLTNGLLLRRQLVRDGAICQSTSDTEAILHLVARSRHVRIVDRVMDALRQIEGAYALVMMTNKKLIGARDPLGIRPLVLGELDGRYILASETCALDIIGARFVRDVENGEMVVISEEGIESIRFARAQPLRPCIFEYIYFARPDSVVNGKNVYSVRKNIGVELAKESPAEADIIIPVPDSGVPAALGYAQQTGLPYELGIIRNHYVGRTFIQPTQSVRELGVRMKHSANRAAVEGKRIVLVDDSLVRGTTSVKIVRMMREAGAREVHFRIASPPITHPDFYGIDTPEKEKLLAATHDLESMRQYIGADSLAFLSIEGLYRAMGEEGRDASCPQYTDHCFTGDYPTALTDLAVASPRRMAILAEAD, from the coding sequence ATGTCAGCACGCAGCGAAACCTTCCGGGGCGCCCCCGGGGCGAGCGAGGCGTTCGGCGGCGATCTCGACCTCGACGGCGATACCTTGCGCGAGGAATGCGGGGTCTTCGGCATCTACGGCCACCCGGACGCCTCGGCGATCGTGGCGCTCGGCCTGCACGCCCTGCAGCATCGCGGCCAGGAGGCGGCCGGCATCGTGTCGTTCGACGGCCGGGTGTTCCATTCCGAGCGCCGCATGGGCCTCGTCGGCGATTCGTTCTCCGACCTCGCGACGATCGAGCGCCTGAAGGGCGAGACCGCGATCGGCCACGTGCGCTACTCGACCACCGGCGAGACGATCCTGCGCAACGTGCAGCCGCTCTTCGCCGAGCTCGAGACCGGCGGGCTCTCGGTCGCCCATAACGGCAACCTGACCAACGGCCTCCTGCTGCGCCGCCAGCTCGTGCGCGACGGCGCGATCTGCCAGTCGACCTCCGACACGGAAGCGATCCTCCACCTCGTCGCCCGCTCGCGCCACGTCCGCATCGTCGACCGGGTGATGGATGCGCTGCGCCAGATCGAGGGCGCCTACGCCCTCGTGATGATGACGAACAAGAAGCTGATCGGCGCCCGCGATCCGCTCGGCATCCGCCCGCTGGTGCTGGGCGAGCTCGACGGCCGCTACATCCTGGCCTCCGAGACCTGCGCGCTGGACATCATCGGCGCCCGCTTCGTGCGCGACGTCGAGAACGGCGAGATGGTGGTGATCTCGGAAGAGGGCATCGAGTCGATCCGCTTCGCCCGGGCGCAACCGCTGCGCCCCTGCATCTTCGAGTACATCTACTTCGCCCGTCCCGATTCGGTCGTGAACGGCAAGAACGTCTACTCGGTGCGCAAGAACATCGGCGTCGAACTGGCGAAGGAATCGCCGGCCGAGGCCGACATCATCATCCCGGTGCCGGATTCCGGCGTGCCGGCGGCGCTCGGCTACGCCCAGCAGACCGGGCTGCCCTACGAGCTCGGGATCATCCGCAACCACTATGTCGGCCGCACCTTCATCCAGCCGACCCAGTCGGTGCGCGAACTGGGCGTCAGGATGAAGCACTCGGCCAACCGGGCGGCGGTCGAGGGCAAGCGGATCGTGCTGGTCGACGACAGCCTGGTGCGCGGCACCACCTCGGTGAAGATCGTCCGGATGATGCGCGAGGCCGGGGCCCGCGAGGTGCATTTCCGCATCGCCTCGCCGCCGATCACCCATCCCGACTTCTACGGCATCGACACGCCGGAGAAGGAGAAGCTGCTCGCCGCCACCCACGACCTCGAGAGCATGCGCCAGTATATCGGCGCCGACTCGCTCGCCTTCCTGTCGATCGAGGGGCTGTACCGGGCGATGGGCGAGGAGGGCCGCGACGCCTCCTGCCCGCAATACACCGACCACTGCTTCACCGGCGACTACCCGACGGCGCTGACCGACCTCGCGGTCGCCTCGCCGCGCCGGATGGCGATCCTCGCCGAGGCCGACTGA
- a CDS encoding CvpA family protein, with product MPFSVLDLVVLGVVVISALLAAVRGFTREVLAIVAWVAAAGLAWTLHPLLLPTVKQHVSSDTVALVASIAAIFLVTLLVVSVITVKISDLILDSRIGAVDRSLGLAFGAARGFLICVIGWVFLAWLVQGKVPDWAQQARSREILENSGQKLVAMLPDNPEGLLKQFRKPKPETDPGTDAPAEADTPPQRRTDAAPRR from the coding sequence ATGCCGTTTTCCGTTCTCGATCTCGTCGTGCTGGGTGTCGTCGTCATCTCCGCGTTGCTCGCGGCGGTGCGGGGCTTCACCCGCGAGGTGCTGGCGATCGTGGCCTGGGTCGCGGCGGCCGGCCTCGCCTGGACCCTGCACCCCCTGCTGCTGCCGACCGTGAAGCAGCACGTCTCCAGCGACACGGTCGCCCTGGTGGCGTCGATCGCCGCGATCTTTCTCGTGACCCTGCTGGTGGTCTCGGTGATCACCGTGAAGATCTCGGACCTCATCCTCGATTCGCGCATCGGCGCGGTCGACCGCAGCCTCGGCCTCGCCTTCGGGGCGGCCCGCGGCTTCCTGATCTGCGTCATCGGCTGGGTGTTCCTGGCCTGGCTGGTCCAGGGCAAGGTGCCGGACTGGGCCCAGCAGGCCCGCAGCCGCGAGATCCTGGAGAACAGCGGCCAGAAGCTGGTGGCGATGCTGCCGGACAACCCGGAAGGCCTGCTCAAGCAGTTCCGCAAGCCCAAGCCCGAGACCGATCCGGGCACCGACGCCCCGGCCGAGGCCGATACCCCGCCCCAGCGCCGGACCGATGCCGCCCCGCGCCGCTGA
- a CDS encoding SDR family NAD(P)-dependent oxidoreductase, whose product MSDILLPAKPLPAKPLADRIAVVTGASRGIGRAVSLALAEAGAHVIAVARTQGALEDLDDAVRAAGGSATLVPLDLSDYDAIDRLGAAINERWGRLDVLVGNAGVLGKLMPLGHVDPKVWANVMDVNVTANWRLIRSLDPLLRRSDAGRAVFVSSGAASSCRAYWGPYAVSKAALEALVRTYAAETETTPVRAMLLNPGPLRTAMRKAAMPGEDPETLRTPEDLAPHIVRLASPDWTGSGTIFDFPTGRVLTPQKPA is encoded by the coding sequence ATGTCCGACATCCTTCTCCCCGCCAAGCCCCTCCCCGCCAAGCCCCTCGCCGACCGCATCGCCGTCGTGACGGGTGCCTCGCGCGGCATCGGCCGCGCGGTGTCCCTGGCGCTGGCCGAGGCCGGCGCCCACGTGATCGCGGTCGCCCGCACGCAAGGCGCCCTCGAGGATCTCGACGACGCCGTCCGGGCGGCGGGCGGCTCCGCCACCCTCGTCCCCCTCGACCTCTCCGACTACGACGCCATCGACCGCCTCGGCGCCGCGATCAACGAGCGCTGGGGCCGGCTCGACGTGCTCGTCGGCAATGCCGGCGTGCTCGGCAAGCTGATGCCGCTCGGGCATGTCGACCCGAAGGTCTGGGCGAACGTGATGGACGTCAACGTCACGGCGAACTGGCGCCTGATCCGCTCCCTCGATCCGCTCCTGCGCCGCTCCGATGCGGGGCGGGCGGTGTTCGTCAGCTCCGGCGCGGCCTCGTCGTGCCGGGCCTATTGGGGCCCCTACGCGGTGTCGAAGGCGGCGCTCGAGGCGCTGGTGCGGACCTACGCGGCCGAGACCGAGACGACCCCGGTGCGGGCGATGCTGCTCAATCCCGGCCCCTTGCGCACCGCGATGCGCAAGGCCGCGATGCCGGGCGAGGATCCGGAGACCCTGCGCACCCCGGAGGACCTGGCGCCCCACATCGTGCGGCTGGCGAGCCCGGACTGGACCGGGAGCGGGACGATCTTCGACTTCCCGACCGGCCGGGTGCTGACGCCGCAGAAGCCGGCCTGA